TCGCACACAGCATGATGGTAGCGACCGGCAAGCTGCAAAAAGGGCGACGCCTGTCAGCCATCGATGTCGAGGCGCTTCGCGATCACGGTGTGAAGCATGTGATCGTTGCCCGTCTTGATCATGACGATTTGACGGAGGACGAGGCGGCAGAACAGCTCGCTCGTCTTCTGCAACGGGAGAACCTGCGGCTCTCTCCAGCGGCGACCGGACGGGTTAATGTCTACGCGACCCGTAAGGGTTTGTTCCGCGCTGATAAACAGCTCGTGGACCGTTTCAATCGCGTTGATCCGGCAATCACATTGGCGTGCCTGAAGGACTACAGCCAGGTCTCGGATGGCGATATGGTCGCGACGATCAAAATCATACCGCTCGGTGTCAGCAAGCGTCTCGTGGATCAGGCAGCAGAGATTCTCACCCTTGCCGACGCGGTCACCGTTCATGCCTTCCAACCGCATTCCGTCGCTCTCATTCAGACGCAATTGCCGTCGGTAAAGCCGTCGGTCCTCGACAAGACGGTGCAGGTTCTGCGACGACGTCTGGCGCCGTCCGGCAGCGTCATCGTCTCAGAACGTCGGGTAGTCCATGAAGAGAATGCGGTGGCGCGTGCCATCTTGGACGCCGAACGTGAGTTCGACGGCAGCGGACCGCGCATGATCATTCTGTTCGGAGCGTCGGCTGTCTGTGATGCCGAAGACGTGCTTCCGAACGCATTGCGGCTGGCAGGCGGTATAGTGGATCACGTCGGCTTACCGGTCGATCCCGGTAATTTGCTGGTTCTTGGACACAAGGCAGATACAGCCATCATCGTCGCGCCGGGATGCGCACGTTCGCCCAAGGAAAATGGCTTTGACTGGGTTCTGGATCGAATACTGGCAGGACAGCCGCCGACGCCGGACGACCTGATGGGGCTTGGCGTGGGAGGGCTGCTTATGGAAATACCAAGTCGACCGCAACCCAGGGAGCTTGCAGGCCATGCGCATAAGCTGCAGCTGGGCGTAGTGCTGCTTGCGGCCGGTCAGGCGCGGCGCATGGCGAGGGCAGGGCACAAGTTGCTGGCGGAATTTGACGGCGTTCCACTGGTCAGAAGGATGGCAGAACGGGCGGTGAAGGCCGATATTGGCCCTGTTACGGTAGTAACAGGCTATCGCGCTATCGATGTTAGCGCTGCGCTTGAGGGACTGGACGTCGAAATCCTTCATAACGAATTATTCGAAACGGGGATGGCGAGCTCGATCAAGTGCGGGCTTTCCTCTGCGTCCCGTCAACAGTGCGATGGTCTGATGGTTGTGCTAGCGGATATGCCGGGGATCACGAGCCACGATCTCAAGGCTCTGGCTGATGCCTTCGTTCAGGCTGAGGGGCGTGCCATTGTTCGCGCTGTGGCGTCCGGCAAACGCGGCAATCCGGTCATATTGCCACGAGCGACCTTCGACGATCTTGAACTCCTGGACGGAGATGTGGGTGCGCGGCATGTCATCGAAACTTGTGGCCTGCCGATCATCGACGTGGAGCTTGGTGCGTCTGCCCATCTTGATGTCGACACTCCGGAGGCTGTCGAGCGGGCTGGCGGGATTCTAAGGGGATAGAGAGCGATGGATAACGAGGCGATCGAGGAAATGTTCGAGGCGGTTTCGCCGATCTCCATTCGAAAGATGTTCGGTGGCAAGGGAATTTACCGCGATGGCGTTATCTTCGCGCTGGAACTTCGCGACGAGATCCTTTTGAAGGCCGACGCGGAAACGGCTCCGCTGTTCAGCGCTGCCGGAGCGCGCCAATGGACCTATGAAGGCAAGAAGGGCAAGCCTGTTCTCATGCCCTATTGGTCAGTGCCGGATGAGGCGCTGGATGATCCCGACGAGATGGCGAAGTGGGCGCGTCTGGCCTGCGAAGCCGGTTTCAGGACAGCCAAGACGTAGTTCGGTTGCTCATTTCAAGAACCGGATTGCGTCCTGCGTAAAGGCGGAGAGGGGCGCGGGCAACGCATCCAAAGGAAACCAACCGAATTCCGAAAGCTTGTCCGGCTCTGTCAGTCGCGGTTCACCGGTGAAATCATCCGTCCGGTAGATCACCGATACCCAATGCTGCCGATCTGCCTGAATGATCTGTTCCGACAGACACAGAAAATCGACGGAATGAATCGTGAGTCCGGTTTCCTCCTCCGCCTCGCGGCGGGCAGCGTCAGCCGAATGCTCAAGGTGATCGACCTTGCCGCCGACAATATTCCAGAAACCGGCTTCAGGGGCACGAAGACGCTTGTACAAAAGAATATGGCCATCCGCATTGCGGATGACCAGTCCTGTACCGACGCCCGGAAAATCCACACCAGGACGTAATGTCATGGGCTGGATCAGCCCTTGGCGTTTGCGACGATCAGCATGAATGCCGGGATATCATCGCCAAAGCCAACCGGTGTCGGACCATCGTCATGGTCACGGTGGTGGCTGCGGCGGCGGCTCTGATTATCGTCGTTCGCCGGGTAAGGACGGCTGTTGCGGCCCTGGTTGCTGCGGCGATTGTCGATCTTGGCCTGTTCTGCGTTCACGCTTTCTGTCCTTGCTTCAGGTGTTGCTGCCACGTTGCTCTTCGGAGACTCTTCCTGAGTGCGAGCCTCTGTCTTGGAGCCCGAACCGCGTTTTCCGCGACCCCGGTCCTTGTCACGATCACGGCCCTTTTTGCCGCGATCATTGTCATGGCTTTCCATCGGAGCCGGCAGGGCGGACAGATCACCTTCGTGCCATTCGATTTCCTGACCGATCAGTTTTTCGATGGCGTCTACATATTTTGCGTCCGCTTTGGTCACAAGCGTAAAGGCGCGGCCTGAGCGACCGGCGCGGCCCGTACGACCAATGCGGTGGACATAGTCTTCGGCGTGGATTGGTACGTCGAAGTTGAACACGTGACCGACATCAGGAATGTCGAGGCCGCGCGCAGCAACATCCGAAGCGACCAGCAGCGTGATATTGTTGTCCTTGAAGTTCGCGAGCATCGTCGTGCGGGACCGCTGGTCCATATCCCCGTGAAGGGCGCCGACTGAAAAGCCGTGACGATCCAGCGAACGGAAGAGATCGGCCACATCTTTCTTGCGGTTGCAGAAGATGATGGCGTTCTTCAGATCATCCTGCGCACGGATGAGGTCGCGCAGCTTCGCGCGCTTCTCGTAATCCTTGTTGTGGGATGCAACCAGACGCTGGGTAACCGTTTTCGCCGTAGAGGATGGCGGGGCCACCTCGATACGTTCCGGATTCTGGAGGAAACGATCAGCCAGTTTCTGGATTTCCGGCGGCATTGTGGCCGAGAAGAACAGTGTCTGACGCGTGAACGGGATCATCTTGGCGATCCGCTCGATATCCGGAATGAAGCCCATGTCCAGCATGCGGTCGGCTTCGTCGATGACGAAGACTTCGACGCCGGTCATCAGCAGTTTGCCGCGCTCGCAATGATCGAGCAACCGGCCTGGCGTACAGATGAGAACGTCAGCGCCACGCTCGAGCTTGCGATCCTGCTCTTCGAACGAGACGCCACCAATCAGAAGAGCCACGTTGAGCTTGTGGTTCTTGCCATATTTCTCGAAATTCTCTGCGACCTGGGCTGCCAATTCGCGCGTCGGCTCCAGAATGAGCGTACGCGGCATGCGGGCACGGGCGCGTCCCTTTTCCAGAAGGGTCAACATCGGCAGCACGAAGGAGGCTGTCTTTCCGGTCCCGGTCTGCGCAATTCCGCAGATATCACGGCGCTGCAAAGCATGCGGGATGGCGCCCGCCTGAATAGGCGTCGGGATCGTGTAACCCGCGTCGGTTACAGCAGAGAGGACTTTCTGGCTCAGGCCGAGATCAGCAAATGTGGTCAATGAGAAAACAATTTCCGTTCAGGTTCGCAAGGAACTCAGGTGAATCGGAACCGCTTTGCGTCCGATGATGGCCGCGAGATAAGCGCAAAGTGTGACAAAGTCAAGAAAACTGCCCGGATACCAAGCGTAAATGGTAAATTAACAAGTGTTTTTGAGCGATTTTGACAAAATCCAAGCTCAGTTCATGTAAGTGGTGAGCTTGAGGCCTGCATTCAGAAAGCGCATTGGATCGACGGCGTCTCCGTCTCGGCGAACTTCATAGTGGACATGCGGGCCCGTGGAGCGGCCAGTGCTTCCTGCCCGTCCGATCACCGAACCTGCCTCGACCTTATCGCCCACGGACACGAGAATGCTGGACATGTGACCGTAGCGTGTCGTGATACCCTGACCGTGGTCGATCTCGACCATATTGCCATAGCCACCGCTCATCCCAGCCGCAATGACTTCGCCTGCGCCGGTCGACTTCACGCTCGCACCCGTATCGGCCTGAAAATCCACGCCTGCGTGCAGGGCCAGTCTTCCGAGAAACGGATCGATGCGGTTACCGAAGCCGCTCGTGATCTCCCGCCCGGGTGCCGGATTGCCGAAGGGCAGCTTCTGCGCCGCCTCCCGCACCGCGTCCAGACGATTGAGGGCGGTATCCAGATCGGTCAGTGACGTTTCGAACCGGTTGATTCCGAGGGGTTCGACGAAGGGGCCGCCCATGCCGGCCTGCTTGCCGGAGGCCGCATCAGGCACATCCACGCCAGTCCGGCGCATGATTGTCGCCATGGCATCTGCGGTGCGATAGGCATCGTCTGCAAGGCCGCGTATCCGGCGAAGCTGTTCTTGCTCGATGTTCTTCAGCGAGAGCGTGACTTTGGAAAATACGCGATCTGCGCGATCCGCAATGCTGCCCGACTGAGGAGCCACTCCGCCGGGCTTTGCCCCGGAGGCTGCTTTCCCATCCTGTGCCAGCAGGCGATCGATTGCCTTCAGACCGCCCGTTACGCTCGTTTGCTTTTCCTTCAGTTCTGGCTGGAGAGCGGAAGCTGGTGCTTCAGGCACAGCAATGCCTGATTCCTCCGCGCGCTGGAGCAGGCTGCCGAGTTTGCCGTGGCGGGAAAACAGAGCATTCTGTTGCTCGAGCAGTTGCTCTACCTTCTGTTCGACAACCTGCTGATCGAGAAGCTGGCGGGAGGTAATGCGATCGAGCTGGGCACGAAGCGCTGAAATGCGATCTTCGTAATCATATTGGATGCGTGCCTGACGCGCCATTGCCGCGCCGATCAGGTCATCGCGCAGTACGAGATATGTCGTGGCGCCCAGATAGGCGGTGGTGAGCAGGGCTGCGAAAGCAACACAGAATGCAGTCATCCAGGGACGGATTGTCATATGCCGGACGCGATCGCCGGAGGCCAGGATGAGAACGTGTTCAGTCGGCTGCTTGCCAAAGATGCGGTGTCCGTCACCCTTCGCCACGTCGTTCTCCTGCCGTGAATCGCTCGCCCCTAACTGTCGCGATTACATCCTGTTAGGGTTAACGGGCAGTTAACTATTCACGCTTACGCGGAACTTATGGGGCTGAGAGAGCGGTAGAACGATGGGGTCAGGCCAGCCTCTGCCCTGGCCAGATCATTGAACGGCGGTTTCAGAGGTCCGCGGAAATTTTCCCGCACCAGACGTTTGAAGGTTTCAGCCGGATCCTTGCGTTCGCGGGCACAGAGAAAGCGGAACCATTTCGCGCCAATCGCGACATGACCCTTCTCGTCATTGTAGATGACGTCGAGAATATCCGCCGTTTCGTGGTCGCCCGTTTCCCGCATCTTGGCCTGGAGCGAAGGTGTCACATCCAGACCTCGCGCCTCCAGAATGAGCGGTACGACGGCGAGGCGGGCGGTCAGGTCATTGCGCGTGGAGTGGGCGGCTTTCCACAAACCGTCATGGGCTGGCATGTCGCCATAGTCAGCACCCAGTTGGCGCAGGCGGTCGCGAACCAAGTTGAAGTGCTTGGCTTCTTCGAATGCGACCTGCATCCAGCCATCGAAAAACGAGTGCGGAACGGGCTCACTCACGTAGCGGGCAACGATGTCCAACGCCAGATCAACCGCATTAAGTTCGATATGCGCGATGGCGTGCAGCGTTGCAATTCGGCCGTTCATCGTATGCAGCGAACGCTTTTCGACCGCTTTCGGCGGCACGAGCTCCGGCTTTTCAGGTCTCCCCGGCCTGTCTGGAACCGGCGGATCAAGCGGTGAGCGCAGCGACAGTTTTCGCTCGAACCAGCGGGTCGCCACCTGCTGCGCGAGGCGTGTCTTGATGTCGAGGTCGTCCGAGGAGACGGCGGCAATTGCGCCGCCGCGCAGCGTCGTCACAGGAGGAAGTTCGAGATCCGGAGCCTTTGTCATGGCTCCGACCTCTGTCACAAGGTTTTCACTGCTTCAAGCACTTCCTGTGCATGGCCTGTGACTTTTACCTTAGGCCAGATGCGGGCGAGATTGCCGTCAGCGTCAATCAGGAAGGTGGAGCGCTCGATGCCCATGTAGGTCTTGCCGTACATGCTTTTTTCTTTCCAGACGCCATAGGAATTGGCGGCCACCTGCTCCTCGTCCGCTGCAAGGATGATGCCCAGGCCATGCTTCTTGATAAACTTGTCGTGCTTGGTGACGGAGTCCGGGGAGATGCCGATAACGGTTGCACCAGCCTTTTCGAAATCTGGAATCAGCGCCGTGAAATCAAGTGCTTCCGTCGTGCAGCCGCTGGTGTCGTCCTTGGGGTAGAAATACACGACAACGGGCTTGCCCTTCAGGCTGGAAAGCGAGACGGTACCGCCGCCATCGCGCGGCAGGCTGAAATCCGGTGCGGGGTTGCCGGGTTGAAGTTCGGACATGATATTCCTTTCTTTGGAGAACGAGCACAGCAATCTTGCCGCAATCGGTATA
The window above is part of the Rhizobium rhizoryzae genome. Proteins encoded here:
- a CDS encoding NTP transferase domain-containing protein, with product MKFGPVGVEEAQGAILAHSMMVATGKLQKGRRLSAIDVEALRDHGVKHVIVARLDHDDLTEDEAAEQLARLLQRENLRLSPAATGRVNVYATRKGLFRADKQLVDRFNRVDPAITLACLKDYSQVSDGDMVATIKIIPLGVSKRLVDQAAEILTLADAVTVHAFQPHSVALIQTQLPSVKPSVLDKTVQVLRRRLAPSGSVIVSERRVVHEENAVARAILDAEREFDGSGPRMIILFGASAVCDAEDVLPNALRLAGGIVDHVGLPVDPGNLLVLGHKADTAIIVAPGCARSPKENGFDWVLDRILAGQPPTPDDLMGLGVGGLLMEIPSRPQPRELAGHAHKLQLGVVLLAAGQARRMARAGHKLLAEFDGVPLVRRMAERAVKADIGPVTVVTGYRAIDVSAALEGLDVEILHNELFETGMASSIKCGLSSASRQQCDGLMVVLADMPGITSHDLKALADAFVQAEGRAIVRAVASGKRGNPVILPRATFDDLELLDGDVGARHVIETCGLPIIDVELGASAHLDVDTPEAVERAGGILRG
- a CDS encoding TfoX/Sxy family protein produces the protein MDNEAIEEMFEAVSPISIRKMFGGKGIYRDGVIFALELRDEILLKADAETAPLFSAAGARQWTYEGKKGKPVLMPYWSVPDEALDDPDEMAKWARLACEAGFRTAKT
- a CDS encoding NUDIX domain-containing protein; the protein is MTLRPGVDFPGVGTGLVIRNADGHILLYKRLRAPEAGFWNIVGGKVDHLEHSADAARREAEEETGLTIHSVDFLCLSEQIIQADRQHWVSVIYRTDDFTGEPRLTEPDKLSEFGWFPLDALPAPLSAFTQDAIRFLK
- a CDS encoding DEAD/DEAH box helicase is translated as MTTFADLGLSQKVLSAVTDAGYTIPTPIQAGAIPHALQRRDICGIAQTGTGKTASFVLPMLTLLEKGRARARMPRTLILEPTRELAAQVAENFEKYGKNHKLNVALLIGGVSFEEQDRKLERGADVLICTPGRLLDHCERGKLLMTGVEVFVIDEADRMLDMGFIPDIERIAKMIPFTRQTLFFSATMPPEIQKLADRFLQNPERIEVAPPSSTAKTVTQRLVASHNKDYEKRAKLRDLIRAQDDLKNAIIFCNRKKDVADLFRSLDRHGFSVGALHGDMDQRSRTTMLANFKDNNITLLVASDVAARGLDIPDVGHVFNFDVPIHAEDYVHRIGRTGRAGRSGRAFTLVTKADAKYVDAIEKLIGQEIEWHEGDLSALPAPMESHDNDRGKKGRDRDKDRGRGKRGSGSKTEARTQEESPKSNVAATPEARTESVNAEQAKIDNRRSNQGRNSRPYPANDDNQSRRRSHHRDHDDGPTPVGFGDDIPAFMLIVANAKG
- a CDS encoding M23 family metallopeptidase; the protein is MAKGDGHRIFGKQPTEHVLILASGDRVRHMTIRPWMTAFCVAFAALLTTAYLGATTYLVLRDDLIGAAMARQARIQYDYEDRISALRAQLDRITSRQLLDQQVVEQKVEQLLEQQNALFSRHGKLGSLLQRAEESGIAVPEAPASALQPELKEKQTSVTGGLKAIDRLLAQDGKAASGAKPGGVAPQSGSIADRADRVFSKVTLSLKNIEQEQLRRIRGLADDAYRTADAMATIMRRTGVDVPDAASGKQAGMGGPFVEPLGINRFETSLTDLDTALNRLDAVREAAQKLPFGNPAPGREITSGFGNRIDPFLGRLALHAGVDFQADTGASVKSTGAGEVIAAGMSGGYGNMVEIDHGQGITTRYGHMSSILVSVGDKVEAGSVIGRAGSTGRSTGPHVHYEVRRDGDAVDPMRFLNAGLKLTTYMN
- a CDS encoding ferritin-like domain-containing protein produces the protein MTKAPDLELPPVTTLRGGAIAAVSSDDLDIKTRLAQQVATRWFERKLSLRSPLDPPVPDRPGRPEKPELVPPKAVEKRSLHTMNGRIATLHAIAHIELNAVDLALDIVARYVSEPVPHSFFDGWMQVAFEEAKHFNLVRDRLRQLGADYGDMPAHDGLWKAAHSTRNDLTARLAVVPLILEARGLDVTPSLQAKMRETGDHETADILDVIYNDEKGHVAIGAKWFRFLCARERKDPAETFKRLVRENFRGPLKPPFNDLARAEAGLTPSFYRSLSPISSA
- the bcp gene encoding thioredoxin-dependent thiol peroxidase gives rise to the protein MSELQPGNPAPDFSLPRDGGGTVSLSSLKGKPVVVYFYPKDDTSGCTTEALDFTALIPDFEKAGATVIGISPDSVTKHDKFIKKHGLGIILAADEEQVAANSYGVWKEKSMYGKTYMGIERSTFLIDADGNLARIWPKVKVTGHAQEVLEAVKTL